The following proteins are co-located in the Vigna unguiculata cultivar IT97K-499-35 chromosome 9, ASM411807v1, whole genome shotgun sequence genome:
- the LOC114163481 gene encoding uncharacterized protein LOC114163481 encodes MPLDEEWRCRKFENGLKGDIHLMVASLSIKDFVALVEKARLMEKMKVEALSQNHQRRGGNRPQVAGRVYAVIGAEAADSGNLVMGSCMIASESLCVLYDYGATHSFVSKTCVQRLGLPICELQCDLVESTLALGLVRISSLCAKCPMEVEGHIYKVNLICLPLQDLEVILGMDWLSANRVLIDCREKKLLFSNSMEPELLSSQGVIKEIQGGAQCFIIFMHLEVEKEEGMFVIPVVHEFEDVFPEEVPGLPPSREVEFYIDLVTRNQSNINGSLSYGSG; translated from the exons ATGCCCTTAGATGAAGAATGGAGATGTAGAAAATTTGAGAACGGTCTCAAGGGAGACATCCATCTGATGGTGGCCTCActatccatcaaggattttgtaGCCTTGGTGGAAAAGGCTAGGCTTATGGAAAAGATGAAGGTTGAG GCCCTATCTCAGAACCACCAGAGGAGaggaggcaacaggcctcaggtaGCAGGCCGAGTATATGCTGTGATTGGAGCAGAGGCAGCAGACTCGGGTAACCTTGTCATGGGTAGTTGTATGATTGCTAGTGAATCTTTGTGTGTATTGTATGATtatggagcgacacactcttttgtgtcaaaaACTTGTGTGCAAAGATTAGGTCTGCCAATTTGTGAGCTGCAATGTGACCTTGTGGAATCTACTCTAGCGTTGGGTTTGGTCAGGAtatcgtccttgtgtgctaaaTGTCCAATGGAGGTAGAGGGGCACATATACAAAGTGAATTTGATATGCCTACCTCTTCAGGATTTGGAGgtgatcttggggatggattggctctctgccaatcgcgtTCTTATAGATTGTCGAGAGAAAAAGTTGTTGTTCTCCAACTCAATGGAGCCTGAGTTGTTATCTTCTCAAGGAGTTATTAAGGAGATCCAAGGTGGTGCACAATGCTTCATAATCTTCATGCATCTAGAGGTGGAGAAAGAGGAAGGGATGTTTGTTATACCGGTGGTGCATGAATTTGAGGATGTGTTCCCGGAGGaagtaccagggttgcctcccagtagagaagTTGAGTTCTATATTGATCTGGTTACCAGAAATCAGTCTAATATTAATGGCTCCTTATCGTATGGCTCTGGCTGA
- the LOC114196170 gene encoding uncharacterized protein LOC114196170 — protein sequence MMEWIRSYIMSRFATLREKVNAYTGTVMPKPQKRLDREIEKSGNWLPVWAGDSKFEVTQGFTMEKFVVDLSNHSCSCYFWNLVGIPCRHVVATINYKVENPEDYVHAYYKRDAYQASYGPQITPINGQQLWPKTNEPELLPPIYKTPPGRPKKLRRREADEHVSHSKLSKKNTIIKCSKCKQLGHNIRSCRRGIRNRKGQMQTTGSAASNTAGTSNLSSTSRTKEKDQITGCSIHQPRRKTSNHHKEKKNGNKGFRVSSKYYNFSMAHVNVKK from the exons ATGATGGAATGGATTAGATCATATATAATGAGTAGGTTTGCAACCCTTAGAGAGAAAGTGAATGCATATACAGGAACTGTGATGCCTAAACCACAGAAAAGGCTGGACAGGGAAATAGAAAAAAGTGGGAATTGGCTTCCTGTATGGGCAGGGGATTCTAAGTTTGAAGTGACGCAGGGGTTCACTATGgaaaaatttgttgttgatttaagTAACCATAGCTGTAGTTGTTATTTTTGGAATTTAGTTGGTATACCTTGTAGGCATGTTGTGGCAACCATTAATTACAAGGTTGAAAACCCAGAGGATTATGTTCATGCTTATTACAAAAGGGATGCCTACCAGGCTTCGTATGGCCCTCAAATTACCCCAATCAATGGACAACAACTTTGGCCAAAAACTAATGAACCTGAACTACTGCCACCTATTTACAAGACTCCACCTGGGAGACCAAAAAAGCTAAGAAGAAGGGAAGCTGATGAACATGTCAGCCATTCCAAACTATCAAAGAAGAATACCATCATCAAATGTAGCAAGTGCAAACAGTTAGGCCATAATATAAGAAGCTGTAGAAGGGGAATCAGAAACAGAAAG GGACAGATGCAAACAACTGGTAGTGCAGCAAGCAACACTGCAGGAACATCAAACCTTAGCTCCACCAGTAGAACCAAGGAGAAAGACCAAATCACGGGTTGCAGCATCCACCAACCAAGGAGAAAGACCTCGAACCACCATAAGGAGAAGAAGAATGGGAACAAGGGTTTTAGGGTCTCAAGCAAGTACTACAACTTCAGCATGGCCCACGTGAAtgtgaaaaaatga